The Aulosira sp. FACHB-615 nucleotide sequence GGGTTGGTTTGGTTCGCTTGTAAATTTGCCGCAATTATCCTTACAGTTGATATTATCTTTTGTGATGGCTCCTGTAGCATGGTTGATGGGTGTACCGTGGAAAGATTGTCAACAAGTCGGGGCGCTATTAGGAACAAAAACAATTTTAAATGAATTTATTGCTTTCTTAGATTTAAAACAGCTAATTCAAGACGGCAAAATTTCTCAACGTGCCGTAATTATTGCGACTTACGCATTATGCAACTTTGCCAATATTGGCTCAATTGGCATTACAATTGGTGGACTTACAGGTATGGCTCCTCACCGCCAACATGACTTAGCTCGCTTGGGCGTGAGGACAATGATTGGCGGATTATTAGCAGGTTTTATTACTGCTTGTATTGCGGGAGTATTAGTTTGAAAAATGACTGACATAAGGCAAAAGTAAAAAGTAAAAAGGCAAAAATAAGTTATAAATCTATGCTTATTTATATCAATTTTGTATTACTATGGTGATAAACATTATCTCTATTTTTATTAACTTTTTTGCTCTCGAAATAACCTAGTTTCCAATTGTTTGGCTGTTTTAAATCGTTAATATGTCCCTGCAAAATCAACCAAAGCGCAATACGAGTATTTAAATATCCTCTAAGAACGCGCTCTTTGGGTTTTGGGTAAATTCCAGGAATGACAAAACCACTCACATTTAACAGTTGTCCGCAGTAAGTTTTATCTCCTGGTAATGTGAGAGTAAAAAAACCATCATTTTTATAACCATTGGGAATAATAAATGTCCCATATACATTATGTTGTCCCCGCCAAGGTGTCACCACTAAATCTACAGGATGAGCATAATATTTTTCTGGTGGGTAATTACTAGAATATTTCCACTTATCGCAACTAACCAACGGTGACATATCAGTGAATAAACAAAAGCTAACAATAGCAGCTAAAGTGAGAAAAAATATTAAATAAAAGAATTGATATCTTCGCACTGTTGGGATACTTAGACTATTTGTTGCTGTTCTATTTTAGCAATTGGGGCAAAGGTAGCGATCGCACACATCACAGTCTGTAATGCTTCTTACTACCCAATTGGTACTTAAAGTCCGTGGACTTAAAAGCATCATTTCATTTTTAATGATGACTATGACAGCATCTAACGAAAAAGATATTAGAAAACAATTTGGTGAACGTCTCCGTTACCTACGAAGTATTCGTAAACTTTCCCAAGAAGACTTGGCACACTTATGTGGCTTAGATAGAAGCTATATCGGAGGTGTTGAGCGTGGGGAAAGGAATGTTAGCCTTCTAAATATTAAGAAAATTGCGGATGCTTTGTGTATTTCACCGAGAGAGTTTTTTGATGAATAGCATTCCACAGAATATACGCCTTAAGGAGTTAGTAATAGTTGCTAACTTAAACAAACTTTTTTTGATGATTTTATCAGTTTCTTGCAAATGCAAGGGTATACAGCACTCTATGAATTTGTGCTTGAGAAAGATGCAAGCAAGGCCAAAAAGATTATCGAGAAATATTTAGACCGCAAAGTTTAAGTTATAAAAATCACCCTCCTGTAATTTGGGAGGGTGATATCTTGTAGTTTTGCAAATTGAGAGAAACTAAAACAAAATGCTTAGTAAAGTGTTACTCCTTGGTTTAAAGCATTTAAAAAACTTGCATAGTCATATTCAACTTGAGTTGCATAGTCTACAGCAAAGTTGACAATTTCGTTTTTAAATGCAGCTTTGTTACCACTGACAATATCAGTTACTTCTTTATCCACGCTATGGGGAACGATCGCATCATTATAATCCTTATCAGAAATAGCATGGTTTTTAGCTACAATTTTCCCTGCATATCCCATCGCATCCATGAATTTTGTTTTGGTGGTAAGCAAGGTATAGTCAAAGTCTTCCTGGTAAGGCGACTTTTCATGCAGCATAAAGAAGAGATTGTTTACAGTAGTATAGCCCACTAAAGGATCAGTGTTAGCCAACATTGCTTTTGCGGCAATTGTTACCCTTGCGCCTTCATGACTACTATATACAGAACTTGGTAATAAACCTGGAACCGCAATTGCTACTGCACTGCTGGTTTCTTGCTTCATTTCTAAAATGCGATCGTCATCCGTTGCAGAACTAGGGCCTTCAATTAACAAGTAATATCTATATCTACCAAGACTACCAGTTCCTGAGCCTAATTTTAACCGAATATCTTTGAGATTGTAATAACTATTGCTGTATCGCTTACTGCTAGGAATAGAAGCTACATAACTACTCATCGCAGCACTAATACTAGAATAGGTGCTGCTAGATAAAGTTTGCAGTTCAGAGGTTGTCTGAAAAACGCGATTACCACTGCTATTTATCAGCGTATACTTGTTTAATAAACTAGAGCGACTTTTACTTGCAGCTTGTTGAATTAAATCTTTCACAACGCCGTTTGTATTACCAGAGTCTAAACGGTAAGATAATTCATCGTTAGTTCCCTTAAAGTCGCTCATTTTGTTGAGATAATTATCTAGAAAATTCCGTACAACATCCTGAGCATCAGCAGAACTAAGGCCATTTTCTTTAGCTGCTAAAAGAATCGAAACCGCCATACGTCGTAAGTCCCAAACGTAGGGGCCAAGATAGCCTTCATCAAAATCGGTAGTATCAAAAACATTGTTATCATTACTATCTCTCATTCCCCCAAGATTCTGCATGTGCATATCACCTTCTAACCAAATAGCTGAGGTGGAAGAATTAACAAATGCTGAACTAGGTAATGTCTGCATATCACGATAAAAGATATGAGCAGTTCCGCGATAAAAGGCGAAAGGACTAGCCGACATTTTCTGCATTTTTGTGGCTAATTCTTGAGGTAGTTGAGTTGCAAATTGATGGTTGTATTGGTAGATTTCAGTTTCTAACCAACTTTGACGAGGATTTGCCGCATTAGCCGTAGATGCAAACCCTAAAGTTACAATTACCAAAACGACAATTGTCTGTATTACTTTAAACATAAACTTGCCTGGACTTGTAAATCAATTTATATTAGCTAGATTACCTTAAAGTCTTACTATTATCCAATAATCAGTTCTTAACCTATTGTTTGAAATGCAAGTATTACTTATGAAAGTACATCCTGATTTATACTTGTATATTCATTCTTTTTAGAACTTGTGAGTTCTATCACAGCAGTAACCTGATTACTGAAATAAAATTAGTAATTTTATAGAAAAACATACAAAGTAATCTATGGATTTACTACAACTAAGTTTAGTG carries:
- a CDS encoding helix-turn-helix domain-containing protein, whose amino-acid sequence is MTASNEKDIRKQFGERLRYLRSIRKLSQEDLAHLCGLDRSYIGGVERGERNVSLLNIKKIADALCISPREFFDE
- a CDS encoding DUF2252 domain-containing protein; this translates as MFKVIQTIVVLVIVTLGFASTANAANPRQSWLETEIYQYNHQFATQLPQELATKMQKMSASPFAFYRGTAHIFYRDMQTLPSSAFVNSSTSAIWLEGDMHMQNLGGMRDSNDNNVFDTTDFDEGYLGPYVWDLRRMAVSILLAAKENGLSSADAQDVVRNFLDNYLNKMSDFKGTNDELSYRLDSGNTNGVVKDLIQQAASKSRSSLLNKYTLINSSGNRVFQTTSELQTLSSSTYSSISAAMSSYVASIPSSKRYSNSYYNLKDIRLKLGSGTGSLGRYRYYLLIEGPSSATDDDRILEMKQETSSAVAIAVPGLLPSSVYSSHEGARVTIAAKAMLANTDPLVGYTTVNNLFFMLHEKSPYQEDFDYTLLTTKTKFMDAMGYAGKIVAKNHAISDKDYNDAIVPHSVDKEVTDIVSGNKAAFKNEIVNFAVDYATQVEYDYASFLNALNQGVTLY